The Chitinophagales bacterium genomic sequence CTAACCGTCATGGTATGCCGGGCTGGGGTACCCAATGGAATGAATCTATCAGTAAAGACTGGGGTGGTAAACCCATGCAGGATTACCTGGCTGCTATTGACGACATAGCTAAAGAACCTTATGTAGATAATGATAGACTGGGTTGTATTGGTGCCAGCTATGGAGGATACAGTGTGTTTATGCTTGCGGGCATCCATAACAACAGGTTTAAGACTTTTATTGCGCACGATGGCTTGTTCGACATGAAAAGCTGGTACGGAACAACTGAAGAACTATGGTTTGCCAACTTCGACTTAGGTGGTGCGCCATGGGATAAACCAACACCTGCCGCGTATGAAAAATATGACCCGAGCAAACTGGTAGCTAAATGGAATACGCCTATCATGATCATACAAGGTGGTATTGATTTCAGGGTAGGTATTGAGCAAGGGTTGGAAGCCTTCCAGGCCGCACAGTTAAGGGGCATAAAAAGCAAGCTGCTATACTTCCCGAATGAGAACCATTGGGTGTTGCACGCACAGAACGGACTGGCATGGCACAGGGAGTTCTTCAAATGGCTGGACGAAACTTTAAAGTAAATATTCCCGAATGTGGCAACTAAAAATTGCCACATTTTTTATCTTGCCTCAAACAAAATACTATGGCTAAGAAAATAATGTATGGATTGCTGGCTGTATTGGTGGTCATCCAATTCATTCGCCCCCAAAAGAATGTGTCTGAAATACCCTCGCAAAACGACATCAGGGTACAGCACCCATTACCGGGCAACGTAGAAAGTATTCTGAAACGAGCCTGTTTTGATTGCCACAGTAACAATACCGAATATCCATGGTACACCAATATACAGCCTGTAGGCTGGTGGCTGCAGAACCATATCAATGAAGGTAAGGAGGAGTTGAACTTCTCTGAATTTGCTACATACAGTGCTAAAAAAGCAGACCATAAACTACATGAGGTAGTAGAAATGGTGGAAGAGAAAGAAATGCCGTTGAGCAGTTATACGCTGATACACAAAGATGCCATACTTACGGCACAGGAAACTGAAACATTGATCAACTGGGCGAACCAACTTCGCCAGGAAATCTATCCGAGATAATTATGAGAATTATATCCTACAACGTAAACGGAATAAGAGCAGCCATAAAAAAGGGATTTATGGACTGGTTAGCCACAGACCCTGCAGACGTGATATGCCTGCAGGAAACGAAAGCAGTAAAAGAGAATATTGACCACCAGGAACTGGAAGAGTTGGGCTACCAAAACTACTGGTTCTCTGCCGAAAAGAAAGGATACAGCGGTGTAGCTATTTTTACGAAAAAGAAACCTACTGAGGTTTTTTATGGTAACGGTATAGAACAGAGCGATTTTGAAGGAAGGGTGATACGGGCCGATTTTGGGGACATTTCACTCATAAACGCCTACTTTCCAAGTGGTACAAGTGGTGACGAACGCCAGACCTATAAATACCAATGGCTGGATGAATTTTACGACTACCTTAATGAGCTGAGAAAAACTCGCCCCAACCTTATTATTTGTGGTGATTATAATATCTGTCATAAAGAGATAGACATCCATAACCCGGTGGGCAATAAGAAGAGTAGCGGTTTCCTGCCCGAAGAGCGTGCATGGATGGATAAGTTCTTCGATAATGGTTATGTAGACACCTTCCGTCATTTCAACAAAGAACCGCATCACTACACGTGGTGGAGCCAACGTTTTCCGTCCGTAAGATTAGAGAACAAAGGTTGGCGTATCGACTACATCAGCGTAACAGACCCGCTGGCCAAAAAACTTAAGGCAGCAGACATATACCCGGATGTAAAACATTCTGATCACTGCCCGATATATCTTGAGTTGAAGAAGTAAATTCAACAAACATTGATAAGGCTAAAGTTCTCTCGTGCCAAAAGTATCACCCTGGCTGATGTCGCCTGTGTCATAGCCTTTTTTGAACCAGCGTACTCTCTGGGCAGATGTACCGTGCGTAAAAGCATCAGGAACTACGGTACCGTTACCAAACCGTTTCTGCAACCTGTCATCACCTATTGCATTGGCTGCATTCAGTGCTTCGTCTATATCTCCCTCATCCAGTATATTCTGCATCCTGTCTGTATAATGAGCCCACATACCGGCAAAGAAATCAGCCTGAAGTTCCTGCATTACAGATAGTTTATTAGCTTCCACCTCACTACGTGATTCTTTTAATGCCCTTACTTTTTCAGAGATGCCTAAAAGTGTCTGTACATGGTGTCCAACTTCGTGAGCCACTACATATGCCATAGCAAAATCACCGGGTGCGCCGAAACGTCCATGCAGTTCGTCGTAGAAAGACAGGTCGATATATACTTTCTGGTCAAGCGGGCAATAAAAAGGTCCGCTTGCTGCACCTGCCTGTCCGCAACCTGACTCAACAGAACTATGAAATAGCACCAGTGTGGGTTCTTTATATTCATAACCCATATCAGCAAACTCTCTGTGCCAGAAATCCTCAGTTTCTGCTAATACTACCGACACGAACTGTGCAGCCTCATTTTCTGCTGCATCAGGAGTGTATTGTTCTGTTGATGAGCTTTGCAGATCGCCAGCTTGTTGCAATACAACCGTTGGGTCTCCTCCCAAAAAGTAAACGATAGCTGCGATGACTAGTACACCAACGCCTCCTCCTATCATTTTTCCACTACTACCGCCGCTACGGCGGTCTTCTACATTACTGCTTTCTCTGCGTCCCTGCCAGCGCATCTTTATACTTTTTTAAGTGAGATTAAAACTATAAAAACTTGTACCCTACAAACAAGATAGTATTTTTATACTATGGTTAAGAAAATATTATTACCGCTGATATTGGGCTTTTGTACTACTACAGCATTTGCCCAGGATGATAATGAAATGAAGGAACAGGAATATTCAGCTCCGAAACCGTTGGTGATAGAAGGGTATGGTGAGGTGTATTATGGTTACGACTTTAACCAACCAACCAGCAACAATCGCCCCGATTTTGTGTATTCGCACAACAGGCACAATGAGGTGAATGTAAACCTCGCTATGCTCCGTGCAAAATACGAGAAAGACAGGGTACGTGCCAACATCGGTATCATGGCAGGTACATATGCCAATGCCAATATGGCCTCAGAACCGGGTGTGCTTAAGAATATCTATGAAGCTAATGGAGGTGTTCGCCTGCACAAGTTTCGCGAACTGTGGCTGGACGCGGGTGTGTTTGAATCGCATATAGGCCCCGAAGGTGCTATCAGTATGGATTGTCCTACACTCACCCGTAGCCTGATAGCAGAGAACTCGCCTTATTATGAAGCAGGCGTAAGACTGAGTTACAGGAGTATTAACCAGAAATGGTATTTCGCACTGATGCACCTGAACGGATGGCAACGCATTCAGCGTGTGAACGGGAATTCAACACCGGCAGGAGGGATGCAGATAACCTATACGCCTACCAACAAGCTGACATTCAACATGAGCACTTTTGTAGGTAACGATCAGCCCTTTGGTGTGGTGAAGATGCGGTACTTTACAGACTTTTACGCCATCATGCAGTTAAGTAAAAGATGGCAGGTTACTGC encodes the following:
- a CDS encoding heme-binding domain-containing protein — its product is MAKKIMYGLLAVLVVIQFIRPQKNVSEIPSQNDIRVQHPLPGNVESILKRACFDCHSNNTEYPWYTNIQPVGWWLQNHINEGKEELNFSEFATYSAKKADHKLHEVVEMVEEKEMPLSSYTLIHKDAILTAQETETLINWANQLRQEIYPR
- the xth gene encoding exodeoxyribonuclease III produces the protein MRIISYNVNGIRAAIKKGFMDWLATDPADVICLQETKAVKENIDHQELEELGYQNYWFSAEKKGYSGVAIFTKKKPTEVFYGNGIEQSDFEGRVIRADFGDISLINAYFPSGTSGDERQTYKYQWLDEFYDYLNELRKTRPNLIICGDYNICHKEIDIHNPVGNKKSSGFLPEERAWMDKFFDNGYVDTFRHFNKEPHHYTWWSQRFPSVRLENKGWRIDYISVTDPLAKKLKAADIYPDVKHSDHCPIYLELKK
- a CDS encoding neutral zinc metallopeptidase, which translates into the protein MRWQGRRESSNVEDRRSGGSSGKMIGGGVGVLVIAAIVYFLGGDPTVVLQQAGDLQSSSTEQYTPDAAENEAAQFVSVVLAETEDFWHREFADMGYEYKEPTLVLFHSSVESGCGQAGAASGPFYCPLDQKVYIDLSFYDELHGRFGAPGDFAMAYVVAHEVGHHVQTLLGISEKVRALKESRSEVEANKLSVMQELQADFFAGMWAHYTDRMQNILDEGDIDEALNAANAIGDDRLQKRFGNGTVVPDAFTHGTSAQRVRWFKKGYDTGDISQGDTFGTREL
- a CDS encoding porin, encoding MVKKILLPLILGFCTTTAFAQDDNEMKEQEYSAPKPLVIEGYGEVYYGYDFNQPTSNNRPDFVYSHNRHNEVNVNLAMLRAKYEKDRVRANIGIMAGTYANANMASEPGVLKNIYEANGGVRLHKFRELWLDAGVFESHIGPEGAISMDCPTLTRSLIAENSPYYEAGVRLSYRSINQKWYFALMHLNGWQRIQRVNGNSTPAGGMQITYTPTNKLTFNMSTFVGNDQPFGVVKMRYFTDFYAIMQLSKRWQVTAVADLGLQQTADGSSTYDDWTGFALITKYKVNRRSAWVARGEYFRDPYYVVAPNDAGSVGAGFFLWGYSLAYDRWVTKNVLWRVEGKGYAGKNPMFRRGGAWFNDDYVLTTSLAFRFNNRKNH